The following coding sequences lie in one Polynucleobacter sp. HIN7 genomic window:
- a CDS encoding RluA family pseudouridine synthase: protein MNKSPKPPSKPRISSKDAPKTKVLAAVLETVGPDFAGQRLDNYLLRWAKGVPKSHIYRIIRSGEVRINKKRALPSSRLVEGDVVRLPPTRLAEPKKLDQVISEAQAKTLATDIPILFEDEYLLVIDKPSGLAVHGGSGVQLGAIELFRKARPENSFLELVHRLDRDTSGILIMAKKRSALLEMHRQIREGLTDKRYRLIAHGAMDAISGTKQLKFPLLKYLLENGERRVRVDPKGQESHTNIRVTELFQRDGASFTLVEAQLKTGRTHQIRVHLQKIGHPILGDDKYGLEAGDKELKVKQLFLHAHLAVFSHPKTLEKMRIEADLPKRFHDFLAQRDSRFLAKTLQPKEID, encoded by the coding sequence ATGAATAAATCGCCAAAGCCCCCCTCAAAACCACGTATTTCAAGCAAGGATGCCCCTAAAACTAAGGTTTTGGCAGCTGTTTTGGAAACCGTGGGACCGGATTTTGCAGGTCAGCGACTGGATAATTATTTATTAAGGTGGGCTAAAGGAGTTCCAAAAAGCCATATTTACCGAATTATTCGCTCAGGCGAGGTGCGGATTAACAAAAAAAGGGCGTTGCCAAGCTCTCGTCTGGTTGAGGGCGATGTGGTTCGCTTGCCCCCCACCCGATTGGCTGAACCTAAGAAATTGGATCAAGTCATCTCGGAAGCACAGGCTAAAACCCTGGCAACAGATATCCCCATTTTGTTTGAGGATGAATATTTATTGGTGATTGATAAACCCTCTGGGCTGGCGGTCCACGGAGGTTCGGGTGTTCAGTTAGGGGCTATCGAGTTATTTCGTAAGGCAAGGCCAGAGAATTCATTTTTGGAGCTGGTCCATCGCTTAGACCGAGATACTTCGGGAATCCTGATCATGGCAAAGAAGCGCAGCGCGCTTCTGGAAATGCATCGGCAGATTCGGGAGGGTTTAACTGATAAGCGTTATCGTTTAATCGCCCATGGAGCAATGGATGCAATCAGTGGCACGAAGCAACTAAAGTTTCCTCTGTTGAAATATTTGCTAGAGAACGGTGAGCGTCGGGTTCGGGTGGACCCAAAAGGACAAGAAAGTCACACCAACATTCGGGTTACTGAGCTCTTTCAACGAGATGGCGCGAGTTTTACATTAGTTGAAGCACAGTTAAAAACTGGGAGAACGCATCAAATTCGGGTGCATTTGCAAAAAATTGGGCACCCAATCTTGGGAGATGATAAGTATGGATTGGAAGCCGGAGATAAGGAGTTGAAAGTTAAGCAACTTTTTCTCCATGCGCATCTTGCGGTCTTTTCGCATCCTAAAACTTTGGAGAAAATGCGTATTGAAGCCGATCTGCCAAAACGGTTTCATGATTTTCTCGCACAAAGGGACAGTCGTTTTTTGGCTAAAACGCTACAACCGAAAGAGATCGATTGA
- a CDS encoding HAD-IA family hydrolase yields MKTNERRYELIVWDWDGTIMDSTPTIVQCIQQACRDLDFPVPGDSIASYVIGLGIHDSLRRVVPTIDPKHFPTLVDRFRYHYLAKDHELHLFGGMRDLLESLKTQGFMLGVATGKPRRGLDRSLRHHQLEHLFHDTRTADESFAKPHPGMLMDLSDRLQVPVRKMLMIGDTTHDLQMAQAAGVDAIAVTYGAHPADALRSANSLACFDNVETLGNWLMQNLHQPFQDPAEFSKAS; encoded by the coding sequence TTGAAGACAAACGAACGTCGCTATGAGCTAATCGTGTGGGACTGGGATGGCACGATTATGGATTCCACGCCAACGATTGTTCAGTGCATTCAGCAAGCCTGCCGAGACCTCGATTTCCCGGTACCCGGGGACTCGATTGCGAGCTATGTAATTGGTTTGGGTATTCATGATTCACTAAGACGTGTCGTGCCGACTATCGACCCGAAGCATTTTCCAACGCTCGTTGATCGTTTTCGCTATCACTATTTAGCAAAGGATCATGAGTTGCATCTTTTTGGGGGCATGCGAGACTTGCTTGAGAGCTTAAAGACTCAGGGTTTTATGTTGGGAGTGGCAACCGGTAAGCCTAGGCGCGGGCTCGATCGATCCTTGCGTCATCATCAGTTAGAGCATCTATTTCATGACACACGAACTGCGGATGAGTCCTTTGCCAAACCCCACCCGGGTATGTTGATGGACTTATCGGATCGTCTTCAAGTTCCAGTTCGCAAGATGCTGATGATTGGCGATACGACGCACGATCTTCAGATGGCCCAAGCGGCTGGAGTGGATGCGATCGCAGTCACTTATGGCGCCCATCCGGCCGATGCCTTGCGGTCTGCAAATTCTTTGGCTTGCTTTGATAATGTAGAGACTTTGGGAAACTGGTTGATGCAGAATTTGCATCAACCATTCCAAGATCCTGCCGAATTCAGTAAAGCGAGCTAA
- a CDS encoding S49 family peptidase, whose protein sequence is MNQNPESSNSNAQWERSALEHLLLENLKENRKARRWRAILRILTLVVLVGLVTQIFDIGLPGGGGSGKHTALVSIEGEISPNSVANALDINSALSAAFESKEAAGVVLRINSPGGSPVQAGMINDEIKRLRGLYPDKPFYVVVEDVCASGGYYVAVAGDKILVDKASIVGSIGVVMGGFGFTGLMDKMGISRRLITAGSDKGMLDPFSKENPKQVEMVKKMLDEIHQQFITVVKEGRGERLKNDPDIFSGRVWNGEQAVQLGLVDGYGTVDSVARDLLKTPDVVEYTLKENFAERVAKRFGAETGAAISKALTRSAEMR, encoded by the coding sequence ATGAATCAAAACCCCGAGTCATCCAATTCCAATGCGCAGTGGGAGCGTAGCGCCCTCGAACATCTCTTGCTTGAGAACCTAAAAGAAAATCGCAAGGCAAGACGTTGGCGAGCTATTCTGCGTATCTTGACCTTGGTTGTGTTGGTGGGCCTAGTCACACAAATCTTTGACATTGGTTTACCCGGCGGCGGGGGTAGTGGCAAACATACCGCACTCGTTAGCATTGAGGGTGAGATCTCACCCAATTCGGTTGCAAATGCTTTGGATATAAATTCGGCATTAAGTGCCGCATTTGAAAGCAAAGAGGCTGCCGGGGTAGTACTCCGCATCAATAGTCCAGGCGGCTCTCCCGTGCAAGCCGGCATGATTAATGATGAGATTAAACGTTTACGCGGCTTGTATCCTGATAAACCCTTTTATGTCGTGGTCGAAGATGTTTGTGCTTCCGGTGGATACTATGTGGCGGTAGCTGGAGACAAGATTTTGGTGGATAAAGCCAGTATTGTTGGCTCGATTGGAGTCGTCATGGGTGGCTTTGGATTTACGGGGCTGATGGATAAGATGGGCATCTCGCGACGCTTGATTACAGCGGGGTCGGATAAGGGTATGCTCGACCCCTTCTCTAAAGAAAATCCCAAGCAAGTTGAGATGGTTAAAAAAATGCTTGATGAAATCCATCAGCAATTTATTACTGTCGTGAAAGAGGGTCGTGGCGAGCGCCTAAAGAATGATCCGGATATTTTTTCGGGTCGCGTCTGGAATGGCGAACAGGCAGTTCAGTTGGGATTGGTCGATGGTTATGGCACAGTTGATTCTGTCGCACGTGATCTTTTAAAAACCCCTGATGTGGTGGAGTACACCTTGAAAGAGAATTTTGCTGAGCGTGTCGCAAAGCGCTTTGGGGCAGAGACCGGCGCTGCGATTAGCAAGGCCTTAACGCGAAGCGCGGAGATGCGGTAA
- a CDS encoding SAM-dependent methyltransferase — protein sequence MQIGNLYLVPNTLGSENRAAQLHHVIPAENLRQIAKIKYWIVEDAKTSRAFLNAVHEIEPLHHSLQEMVIQEWRGPDRKHALSLKPEELLTPIQAGHDVGLLSEAGVPGVADPGAEIVQVAHQWGAKVKPLVGPSSILLGLMASGLNGQFFQFNGYLPVEGAERSKKLKELEGASRQRRETQIWIETPYRNTAMLQSCLNSLSHQTRLCVAIDLTLSSEWVWTGPIDSWRKRYTKPEALSDLIKNKPAIFLMLA from the coding sequence ATGCAAATTGGTAACTTATATTTGGTACCCAATACATTAGGTAGTGAAAACCGAGCTGCGCAACTCCATCACGTCATACCAGCCGAGAACCTTCGGCAAATTGCCAAGATCAAGTATTGGATTGTGGAAGACGCCAAAACAAGTCGTGCATTTTTAAATGCCGTTCATGAAATCGAACCACTGCATCATTCATTACAAGAGATGGTGATACAAGAGTGGCGCGGCCCGGACCGCAAACATGCCTTAAGTCTTAAACCGGAGGAATTGCTTACTCCCATTCAAGCGGGGCATGATGTGGGCCTCTTATCAGAAGCAGGTGTTCCGGGGGTTGCCGATCCTGGCGCAGAGATTGTCCAAGTCGCACATCAGTGGGGGGCCAAAGTGAAGCCCTTAGTCGGCCCCAGCTCGATCTTGCTTGGGCTGATGGCAAGCGGTCTTAATGGTCAGTTTTTTCAATTCAATGGATATCTTCCTGTCGAAGGTGCAGAGCGTTCAAAAAAACTCAAGGAGTTAGAGGGGGCCTCTAGGCAGCGCCGCGAGACCCAAATTTGGATTGAAACTCCCTATCGAAATACCGCAATGCTGCAAAGCTGCTTGAACTCACTATCTCACCAAACGCGACTCTGTGTAGCAATCGATTTAACACTGAGTAGTGAGTGGGTGTGGACAGGGCCAATTGATTCTTGGCGCAAGCGCTATACCAAACCTGAAGCACTCTCCGATCTCATCAAAAATAAGCCTGCTATTTTTTTGATGCTGGCTTAG